In Lycium ferocissimum isolate CSIRO_LF1 chromosome 3, AGI_CSIRO_Lferr_CH_V1, whole genome shotgun sequence, the genomic window CTAGTTCTCCACCAATGAAGGTCTGGTGTATCGTATCAATCTGAGAATTTCTACAATAAAAGCACATAGAAATAATTTTTAGTCTCAAATTAGCAAGTGCATCATCAAAAGATAATTTGTTTTTAAGGTTCTCCACATATTGAAAGACATTTTAAAGGTAAAATTTGTGCCAAAGTTTCATCAACATAAGAGATTTATCCTTCTTCTATCTAGTGTTGTTCCCAGctgaaaaaatagagaaaacaaCATTAGTATTGGGGGTCTAAATTGGTTAATCAGGACTAAGGTCACCAATTAAAATAGTAAGAATATGTTCAGAAAGAAATTGCAAGAAGTGCATATGATCAATATTCTAACCATCCGCATTAATGATATCTTGAACTCTTTCTTTGGTTACCAGAAGGGTCATTCAAATGAACAATTTGAGAAATTGACCCCATATTAGTCCAGTTATGCCACCATAAGTCACTGTTACCATAATTAATCTTCCAAACCAGATATGTTGTTAAGTGTTCACCATATAGGTGATTTCATGATTTGAGAGAGGCTGGTTGGGgtggagaagaagaaagattaaagagagaatgagaagAGACAAGGACATGGGCAAATCAAGTGTTGCTGGCTAATTTTGTATGAAAAGACCAAAAAGTGTCCTATAATAATATGTTGCAAAATACTACTTATTAGGGACATTTAAGAAAATCAGAAAATGAATGCGATGCTACTATGTcaagattatatatatgtatgtattaggtgtatatatataggtggaagAGGCACtcgaaaaaatgaaaagtgaaaCACTACTCTTTGGAGGCTAAAAATAACTTGAATTTGTATGCCGCATATGATACAAGTACAGGAAGTTAGTTTCAGTTCAGCTGAGTTGGCAAATGACATGGCAAAAATTAGTTAGAATAGTTAATTGGTTGTTAGCCAGTTATGTTGTTAAGTGTTCAGTTAGTTTTTGTAGCAGTTCCTACgattcttttagcaattccCAATTGAGCTATATAACGTATTGTACATGTAATTCATTTCATGCATTCAAGATAGTAGAAGTCTATTCTTTCTCTCTATACAATTTCTCTCAATTGAGCTTCCTTCTCGTTTTATCCTTGAAATAGCTTTTTCCCTTCCTCGATTTGATTCTCCTggattgatcatttcccattgaTTATCATTTGtgcatcaattggtatcagagcaatcgATCCTCGGCATTGCGATTAGGACTCGAAGCAAGAACCAAGATAAACCagtagaaaaaaatggaagacaagttgtcacaaattcaagaactgcTACAGAAAGTGATGGAGGTTATAATCAgtatgaatgaaaggaaaacacagactaaaaagaaattGATGGAAATCAATGTAGTTATGACTCAAAAAGGGAAAGATAACGAGCAGGCTAGTGCTGAATCATCAATCAGCAGAGTTTGTCCAATGGATGGTCATCTTGGAGGGAGAGAATGGTTCAGCGCATAATGGAAATGATTCTTCAGCAAGGGAACCTGAATTTCTTGAAGACATACTTCTTGCCACACTTTTTATGGAAGATGAAGGTGATGTATCTTCTAAAGTTGGAAGAGATATAGCCGCTCCTTACATGTTCGATCAAATGCCTGACAGAAATGGGATGTCAAGAAATAACATGATATTTGATTATGTACCTTTGGCTTCTTGGTACTCTATTCAAGAGAAGCATAACAGAGTTGGTGCAAAGCAATGAGGATTGGATAAGTTTGTTGTTAAAAGGCCAGAGGCAGTTCATTCACCTCAAATATGATCGAATTAGGTTTCCAGCGGTGAAAAATGCATTTAATAGCAAAACTTGTGATGTTTATCCAAGAGCTGCTTGGAAGGAAGTCTCTCATGGTAAGCTGGTGCGCCTTCATTGAGAAAGACGAGTTTGAAATCTTTTGGGCGGACTAATAAAGTTTTGGCATTCAGTAGATACTTTGGCCATATCCTGTTGATGCTAAGTCCCTATCGTCATATACCTGAAGCTGTTTTGGAAAGAAGATTGGTGAAAAGAGGCAACAAAACTATTTGTCAAGTGTTGATCAAATGGGCTGGAATTGCTGCAGACTAGGCTACTTGGGAATATCTTTCAGAGTTGCGACGTAGATTTCCATCCTTTAATCCTTAAGGACAAGGATGTTCTTTACGGAGGGGTATTGATACAAGTAACGGAAGTTAGTTTCAGGTCAGCTGAGTTGGCAGAGGACATGGCAAAAATTAGTTAGAATAGTTAATTGGTTGTTAGGCATTTATGTTGGTAAGTGTTCAGTTAGTTTTTGTAGCAGTTCCTACGATTCTTTCAGCAATTCCCAATTGAGCTATATAGCCAATCGTACATGTAATTCATTTCATGCATTCAAGATAGTAGAAGTctattctttctctctctctatacaATTCTCTCAATTGTGCTTCCTTCTCGGTTTATCCCTGAAATAGTTTTCTCCTTCCTCGAGTTGATTCTCCTGGATTCATCAGCATATATAAAGAGCTTGGATGTGATATAATTATCCATGTAAAACTATTACTACCACTAGGTTTCTTTGTCCAATTAATTGACTTTCACAAATTATAAAGGCTCTTTTACTTCTACTGTGTGCGTTTTAAGTGGGGACTAGGAGTACTTGAATCAATCGACAGTGTAATTTTTTAACTGTTGATACATTGGGCATAAGTGAGTGAAAACTCAATcttttaacatgaaaaatctttgttagatttaTTAATCTTTCTCTTATTATTTTCTGCTGCAGGATTTAAGCGGAACATCTTGGACACTAGGTTCATTCCTCGAGACTTTCACTAAGGAATTGAAGTCATATCCTTCAGAATATTGGTCAATATATACTTCTTTTGATGTATACAAAGTTAAGTTTCCAAAGTTTTTCCTGATTATTGCATACAGAAGCTGATCAGGTTGTTGCCTTTAGAAGTATTATTGCACATCGATGTGGCCTTGCTATTAATACAAAAATCACTGATAAGGAGGCAGAGGAAGGCATGAATGACATTTTATGCGGTGAGCCTTGCTTTATTAAAATGTAATAAACCATGCATGATTGAGATGTAATTTTTGTTAGTTTCTCAATTTCCAGCTGGGAAGCCAACTCAAATCACAAATAAGAGCTTCATTGATTATATTTTCATGCATGCTTTGGAGGTTGCTCAAAATTATCACTTGCCAATGCAGCTGGACACAGggtaaagagaaaagaaggaacattTTGAAATAGATGGTTTGACCTAATTTTTCTTTCTAGCTTCCCTCTATTTGGTCAAGTAAAAACTCTTCGACCTTCTTGTTACtacatactccctctgtcccaatttatgtaaaaGTGTTTGACTAGGTataaagtttaagaatgaaatgaagacttttgaaactatGGCCTAAAGTAAGTCATAGAGAAttattaagggcaaaatgggaaattctgAGTCAAATTATTACTAACTATAAAAAGGTGGCATTCTCTTTTTTGGGactaactaaaaaggaaagagtgttaaataaattaggaaggagggagtattattttcttattcaaGATTAAAAGCTAAATGATAgataaatgaaattttttcttttagaatCTTCTCAGTTCTTTTGGatacattatttttttcattatagTTCTGGGCACAGGGATTTGGATATGAGGCCAGCTAATCCCTTGCATCTTCGCAATCTTCTTGAGCAAAAGAGATTCACTAACAACCGATTAGTGCTTTTGCATGCATCATTCCCTTTCTTAAAAGAAGCTTCATATCTTGCTTCTATATACCCTCAAGTAAGATCTTCTCTGTCTGAAATTATTACTCCATTTATTTTTAGTTCGCTAAGGAAATGACAGCtttttaactttgaaaataaattaacttaaacttttcattttatccttaatgacaaGCTTTTATAGGCATACATATGTTATGTCATGTTTAAGATACTAAATTTCAAAtgtcttcatttcatttttaaactttGTATCTAGTTAAACAGCGACATAAATTAAAACTGAAGAAGTGCTAACATGCATGTATCTATGATGCTAAGACACAACTTTTGGTTGGGTATAATTTAGGCTGAACCCATCGAGAGACACCTGAAGTCAGCAAGATCTTTCACTTAGACACCTAAACTTAAGGATGTTCCTATCGAGCACTTACACTATCCGTAATTTGTTCCAATTAGACACTTTTCGCTGAATCATCCAAATTTACGAAGTGTGTGCCATACACTCGATGCTGACGTGGCAAATGACGAATAAAATGAGGACATGTGTCtttttgagtaaaaaaaaaaaaaaaagaaaaaactatctTATAATCTagttaataaacaaaataaaaatagcattctcaaaaaaaaaaaaaaaaaaaaaaaaaaaaaaaaacttaatttacACCCAATCAAAAAAGGACATTTTACCCATTTTATGTATTTCATCACAAGTTGAAGAAACTTAAAAGAGTCTTTTGGTTCAATGGAGTAGGAACACTTATGGGAATATTTTTCAGCAGATTGCCACTATAGAAGATACTATAAAGGTGAAGGAGTTGCAATTTCAAAATAATGCTTCAAGGGAGAATAGAATGCAGTTACATCAGGCACAGGCTGAACTAACCAGATTTTTACACTTGGAGGAATGGTTCAATGATGGAGACAGAAATACAAAATTCTTCCATTCATATGTGAGGGGCAGGAGGAATAAATTGACTTTGAAAAGAATACAAGATCCAACTGGTACATGGCTGGAAAATGAAGTAGATATTGGTTCTGAGGCAATCAGGTTCTTTAAGTCACAGTTTAGTGAAGAAAACTCAGGAGGGGATTATGCATTGTTGAAAAATATCCCTAAACTGATAACTGAAGAACAGCAAAACAGTATGGAAGAGTTGCCAGCTGAAAGTGAAGTAAAGGAGGCTGTGTTTTCACTCAATGGGGACAGTGCTAGTGGGCCTGATGGATTCACAGGACATTTTTATCAGAAGTGCTGGGAGATTATCAAGTTAGATGTGCTTCAAATGGTTAGAGCTTTCTTTTGTGGATCTGAGATACCACAATTCATCACACATACTAACCTGGTTTTATTGCCAAAGAAGGAGGTGATTAATAATTTCAGTGATATGAGACCTATCAGTCTCAGCTCCTTTTCAAACAAGATACTGTCAAAAGTACTGCAAAATAGATTGACAAAGGTTCTTCCTCATATTATCTCTAACAACCAGACAGGATTTGTGAAAGGAAGGAGCATTGCAGAAAATGTATTACTGGCACAGGAGATCATCAGGGATATTAATCTGAGAGCTAAACATACTAATGTGGTCATAAAATTAGACATGGCCAAGGCATATGATAGGCTTTCCTGGATTTTTTTGACTAAAGTATTAAGACAGTTTGGCTTTGGAGAGGTTCTCATTGATTTGGTATGGAGATTGCTCTCAAACAACTGGTATTCAATTTTAATCAATGGTCAAAGTCATGGTTTTTTCAGGTCAAGCAGGGGGGTAAAGCAAGGTGATCCACTTTCTCCTACATTGTTCATTATAGCAGCAGAGGTCTTAACAAGGAGTCTAAATAAACTGCATGAGAAGCCAAGTTTTATAGGCTATGGAATGCCAAAATGGAGTCCTCAAATCAATCATTTATCATATGCTGATGATACAATCTTATTCTGTTCTGGGGATGGATATTCattaaagaaaatgatgaagaggtTGAGGAAGTATGAGAAGGCTTCAGGACAACTGGTAAATACTGATAAAAGCTGTTACTATGTTCATCACAAGGTATCTGCCAGAGTTAATAGCAGGATTAAAAGATACACTAATATGAGAAATGGATCCTTTCCTTTCACATATTTAGGATGTCCAGTGTTTTATGGAAGAAGGAAGCAGATATATTATGAGGATTTGATAAAAAAAGTGATGAAAAGGATTATGTCTTGGCAAAACAGACTTTTATCTTTTGGAGGTAGATATGCATGTGCTCCAAACCATGCCAGTATATCTACTATAAGCCATGAATCCTCCTTTCTGGGGTGATAAAGCAACTTCATAGGATATTTGCCAAATTCTTTTGGAGCAATGCTGGGGTGAAAAGCAAGCATTGGGTAGCATGGGACAAATTATGCTTACCAAAAGATGAAGGAGGGATTGGTCTTAGATCACTAATCGATATCTCCAATGCACTATTTGCTAAGTTGTGGTGGAATTTCAGATGTGGAAGAAGCTTATGGAGTAGCTACATGATTAACAAATCGCAAGAAATGGCACCCTACTATGGCAAGAGAGATAAAGGAGGATCACACACTTGGAGGAAGATGGTGAACATAAGAGACGGTTGAGCCacaaatattttggtatttgagAAATGGAACTTCAAGTTTCTGGTATGAGAATTGGACAAGGCTTGGGGCACTATATTATATCATTCCCGATCTTTGCTAGAGAAGAAGAGATAGAGGTTAGACGAGTTTGTGGAAAATGTCCAATGGAACATGGAAGCGTTAATGATACTCTAGATCAGGAATTGGCTCGCATATCAAGGATAATATCAAAGTTCCAGAcggtgaagaagatgatgaaccATATCGGATGTTGGAAACAAATGGCAAATTCTCGTTAAATGCATGGGAATTTCTCGAGGCATAAAGAGAGCAAACAAACCAGCTATAGGCTCGTATGGGAGAAAGGGTTGCCAATAAAGATAAGCTTTTTCATGTGGAGGGTGTGGAAAGGAAGAATCTCTCAAAGATGATATATTGAAAAGGATGATGATCAATATACCATCAAGACGCTCGGTGCCGTGAGGATCATAAGGAGAAGCTCGTAGCTCACTTATTTCTAACATCTTCCATAGTCGTCAAGTTATAGAAGTTTTTGCTTCTTGCGCGTGTATTCCCACCGATGGAGTTGGTCTACATCAAATGATCATGGCATGGTGGACTTTCGAGCCAAAGCCAAAATTGCAACCTATTTATAGAGCAATGCAAGAAGTGATCATGTGGTCattatggaagagaagaaattcCATTAAACATGGAGGATTAGTTACTCTCTGTTCGAAACAATAAGTacaacacatcatacaccaACTGGCAAGAAAGAGATTTCCATGGTTGCAGAATTTATCTAGTGAGTGGGAAAATATGCATCAGCACCTTAGTAGATATAAACCAAGAGTTTATTATGCTAAGGTGTTGTGGAGAATGCCACCTTCAGGGAGATTAAAATGTCTGAGATGGGGCATGCACGCAGAGGCAATCCCGGGATCAGTTCATATGGTTTCTGCATCAGAGATAGCTATGGAGATTTGGTGCGCGAAGCACAACAAATGGGAATAGCAACAAACATGGAAGCTGGTCTAAGAAGCTATAAAACGAATCGAAGTTCGCAAAGAACACAACATTCAACAAGTTGTTGGAGACCGATTCACTTGTCCTTCAAAACATCTTACAAGATACACGGATCACTCCACGGGAATTGAGAAATCAGATTGAAGAGATCAAACAGGACATGAACAAGACAGTGCAGCATTAATCATATTTTCAGGGAAGGCAACAAGCTAGTAGACTTTCTAGCAAATCAAGCTTTGGATCATGCAGGGATCAAAGTACATGATTTTCTACTCATGCCAGCagaaggaagaagaattctCAACATGGACAAATCACAACTTCCTCAATCGAGGATCGAACAAGGAGGATTCAAAGACTTGACAATCAACAATGATACTACATGTATGGATAATCATATGGTGTGTGCACAGATTTGAACTAGCATCAAGGCCGATACATCAAGATCACAAAGGGCATACTAGCTTAGGCATACAGGATAGAACTGGAGGACAGTTTCTTAGTTTTTTGATATTAGCTAGTTCATATTTTAGACATGCTGTAATTGACTATATTTTACATTATGCAATTATGAATAAAAGGTTCTAACAGGCCTGGCCTGTTAGAGCAAagtttgcttaaaaaaaaaatcaaaaaaggaCATACtattaacaaaaaaagaaaaaagaaaaaaggacacATTAAAAATTCTGGAAATCAATAGTTGTTCTTGGTCTTTTTCACCATTTTCATGTGTGTTCTTGTTTAAGCCacaattttaattcaaattttcaagataaacttcttttaatttgttataaCTTTACCTAAAGATTCTCCACGAAGACACAAAGACAACCCAAcattaatttctcaaaattttcctCATAACTCATTTTAAACCTTCAAGCTTACTAAAGACTCTTATTAATGAAATAACCATAGTCACTAcctccttcttcttcaatttctgtcaacaaccaccaccaccatatcTTCCTCTTTTGAATTTAACTTCCACCGCTATCAAAACATTTCTGCCATTATTACAAATtattctttaaaataaaatagtttCAGGCAAATAAAAtagtttgaaatttgaataacCCATGTCCATCACTGAAATTAGTGTTCTTCTTGTAATTAATTagtaatatgtatatttatcatGTAACTACAAAAATTACTCCCCAGATTTGGTGCgagatttttctcaaaattagaGATGAGACCAATGAGGAACAGAAAAAGTTAAAGTCTCATCCCCAAACAAACACACAGATGTTGAAACAAATTCTGCTACTGTATTAtttgaagttttaaaaaatgaatagtGTCTTTTGTTGAagcaaatattacaaataaaatattttttataactcACGTCTCACATCAAAATTATTGTAACAAAAACGTTCTCACATACCAATTGCAATGGTGGAAGTGGTGGTGGAGAGAAAaatttgaggaagaagaaggaggaaataaaaaataaaaaataaaaacgttTTTTTGGGCTCTTCACGAGCCCCAATTGGGTGAAACTCATTCTATGTACCAACtcagcaaaaagtgtctaattgGAACAAATTTCGGGTAGTGTAAGTGCTCAATAGGAACATCCCTAAGTTTAGATGTCTAAGTGAAAATAGTGTCAACTTTAGGTGTCTCTCGATGGGTTCAGCATGTAATTTAGTGTTACCTACAATATTGGAGAGTTTtctacatatatatgatgaatgATTATATGTTTTTACGAAATAGTTTATTTGTGCTTTAAACagtattagattttttttttacttcacaAGTTGTGGACCCAAAAGTGTAAGTTTTGAGTCCACTAATTTCTAAAGGCTTAATAAGCTTTACAAAATTTATATCAATATTGTGAGATACAAAATATTGTTTTTCGTTATTTATTGTCTTCCTAACAAGATCAATGTTGGTTTTACAAGTCTATCTTGATTTTGGATTGACAATGTCTAAACTTAGCTTCCATGGGATGGTATCCTCAGTGAAAGAAATTCTAGAGCTTGCTCCTATGAATAAGGTTATTCGTATACTTAATGATACAAGACAATATCTGAATACACACACTTAAAATTGACAAAAGTTTTCCCTATGAATAAAAGGCTATTTGTGTACTTGTTTGAAATGTTTATAAAACATACATTATTAATATGGTACCATGCCTCATACTCATGTCacgtgaaaaagaaaaagttgtgccaaaaataaatgaattatcTTTCTATGTTTAGAACAATTTAAcattacattttttattttacacttaTGAGATGATTATAACTATacaaatatctttaatttaatttaaattataaatttcaaaGTTTTCTTAAACGAACACATTTTATTGAATACTCCCAAAAATCAATAAACCATctcaaagaaaacaaataaagaaaccTGCAACTAGGAGCTGCATAGACCAACCAAATATATCTTCCTCTCCTATCTATTCTTCTATAAATTTTCTCTACTTTCATATAGGCTCTCTATTCATGCTCTATCTTTACAATTTGGTTTCCTATATACAGCATCAAAAGTTCTGTATTTATTCTCTGCCTGCGCACTTATCTGCTAATCACCTGGGGTAGAGTCACTTTATGGTTCCATAAGGCATCATTCCTTTCCATCCAAATCATGTAGATAGTTGCAGCCTACACAGCCCACATAAATTATCTGCTTAGCTTCCCTTTAGCCCTTCTGCACCGAAGTCCTTGCCAGTCAGTAGAATGATGGGTTATTCCCAACCATCTCAGGATCTCCTCCAAGCATGTTTTAGAGAATACACACTAAAAAAAGAGGTGTTCTCTAGTTTCAGAATAGTATCCACGTAGTAAGCAGGAGGTATCCTGAAAGATGCCTATCTTAGTAAGCCTTTCCCTAGTCATCAGCCTTCCATGCATTGCAAATCCAGCAAATGAAGCTGTGTTTAGGGATAGCTGCCTTACTTCATATTCTCCTCCACCATGGCCATTCATTTCAGCCCCTAGTCTCCACTGATATCCACTTTTGATGGTGTATTTTCCTGCTGGTTTGATTCAATCATTCATTATATATCCAGTAGCAAATTTCTCCTTAGTACTGCATATTTTCTTCTAATACCAGCAACTATCTTGAGAAGGCTTGTACTGTCACCAGTCCGCATCCTTTATATAGATCACCCATTTCACCCACAAATTATCTCATTTGCTAACAATATCCCACACATATTTATCTATTGCTGCCTCATTCCACAGTATACAGTCATGGACTCCCAATCCTCCTTCCCTTTTTGGTTTGCACACTGTGTCCTAAGCTATAGGGGATTTACTAGTGTTTGCTTGCCCACTCCAAATAAAGTTCCTACAGACAGCTATGATATCTTTCAATACCCTCTTAGGCAGGATAAAGATAGAAGCCAATAGGAATGAGTCTGCATTAGAACTGAGTTCACCAGTTGAACTCTACCAGCACATGAGAGGTTCCTTAATCCCCAGGTTCTCACCATTCTTACCAATTTATCCACCAGCATTTCAAAACCGACTGCTGATAGCCTTTTGCCAATTTACCCTTCGTATAGCCTGTAGTCTCACAAAAGTCTTCTAGCACCTGATGATCCATATTGGCTGAGAATATGCTGGACTTTGTTGCATTAGTTGTCAGTCCTGATGCTTCTGAGAATGTCTTCAGCCCTCTCAACATCAACATTACAGAGTGGAAATATCCTTTGTTGAATATTGACATATCATCAGCAAAGCAAAGGTGATTCAACTTTAACCCTTTGCATTTTGTATGAAATGCAAAGCCCTCTTGTGTGGCCACCCATTGCATAATTCCTGTGAAGTATTCCATGCATATGACAAATAAAAAGGGTGAGATTGGGTCCCCTCGTCTTAGCCCCATCTGCCCAATGATTTCTCCATGCACACCACCATCCAGGACAATACTATATTATGTGAGGACACACACTCCATTATCCATCTTATGAACCTGTGGGGAGAGTTGAGACCATACAATATCTCTTCTACAGATTCCCACTCCACAGTATCACAGGCTTTCCTTAGATCTATCTTGATAAGACAACTTCTTGTGGTATTCTTTCTGTTCTGGAGCCTCATCAAGTCTTGACATATGACTATATTCTGAACAATAGTTCTACCAATAACAAATGCACTTTGATTACTGGATATGATCTCTAGTAGAAACACTCTAGTCTTACACATAGCATCTTAGTAATAACTTTTTAAATTGTATTACAACCTGCTCCAGCATGAGAACTCTTGGGAATCAATGTTATGACAGTATTATTAAAGCCTTTCAGCATCCGTCCTGAGTTAAAAAACTCTAACACCCCTTCCACTAGATCCTTTCCAACTATCTCCCAGGTGTCCTTAAAGAATTGGCTACCATAGCCATTAGGACCAGATGATTTGTCCCCTTAACTGCCCAAAAAGCCTGCTTGACCTCCATTGCTGTAAACTGTGTTTCCAAATGTGCCCTTTGTTAAGATGAAAACAAGTGAACCCATCGTTATTACGTCACTGCTAGCATGATTCCTCTCTGTAGTGGTCCTTCCTAAGAAATCTGTATAGTAGTCAATTAGGGCCTGAGTTAATGCATCAGTCTCTGTATGTTTGACCTCATCCT contains:
- the LOC132048915 gene encoding uncharacterized protein LOC132048915, which produces MCKTRVFLLEIISSNQSAFVIGRTIVQNIVICQDLMRLQNRKNTTRSCLIKIDLRKACDTVEWESVEEILYGLNSPHSIVLDGGVHGEIIGQMGLRRGDPISPFLFVICMEYFTGIMQWVATQEGFAFHTKCKGLKLNHLCFADDMSIFNKGYFHSVMLMLRGLKTFSEASGLTTNATKSSIFSANMDHQVLEDFCETTGYTKGKLAKGYQQSVLKCWWINW